The Sandaracinus amylolyticus genomic interval GTCGCACCGGCGACATCGATGCGGCGTTCGTCGCACCGGGCAGCGACGCGATGCCGGCGCGTGGCTGGCTGACCTATCCCGTCGACGATCGAGTGCGCTTCGTGGAGGTCGACTGCGATCGCTGGGCCTGCCGTGCCGTCGGCGAGAGCGCCGAGCTCGTCACTGGTGCCGCGCGGGTGCTCGATGCGGACGTCGACGTCCTCGGGGGCCGCGCGGTGGTGCTCAGCGCCGAGCGTGGCGCTGACGGACGCGAGCGCGTGATGCTCCGCGTGCTCCGGGGCAATCGTGCGCCCTTCGACGCGCCCTCCGGCGGGCGCGAGATCGCGCTCGGTACGGCGCCCGACGGCGCGCGGATCGCGTCGCTGGCGCTCGACGCGAGCCCGGGGTCCACGCCATGGCTGGCGGTCGCGTGGATCGTCGAGGACGCCGGCGCACGATCGTCGGCGCACGCACAGACGTTCGCTGCGACGTGTGCACGCTGAGCGCTCCCCGTGGCTCGAGGCGCGTCCGGCCGGGTCCTCGCCTGAAGGGACGTCGAGTAGGATGCGCAGATGATCACTCGCAAACTGTGGGCGGTGCTCGCGCATGCCGCACTCGTCGTCGCGTGCGGCGACGGCGGCGGAGACGACGATCCTTCGGACGCCGGGCCGGTGTCGCAGCAGGACGCCGCGACACCCGGGACCGATGGCGGCCGCACCGATGCCGGCGCGGACGGGGGCGCTCCGGACTCCGGCGCGCCCGCGGTCGACTGCGACGCGCCGATCCCCGCGCTGACGATGGTCCCGGTGACGAGCGAGACGTTCTCGTCGCCGCTGTACGTCACGCAGCCGCCCGGCTCGACCGACCTCTACGTGGTGGAGCGCGGCGGCCGGATCCGGATCGTTCGCGACGGCGCGGTGCTGGATGCGGACTTCCTCGACGTCGCGAGTCGTCTCGGCGCGAGGGCACCCGTAGGCGGCGACGAGTGGGGGCTGCTCGGCCTCGCGTTCCACCCGCAGTACCAGACCAACGGTCGGTTCTTCATCGCGTACACGCCGAACGGTGCGCCGTGGCGGAACGTCATCGCCGAGGGATCGCGCAGCAGCGTTCCCGACGTGGCGGAGGACGAGGTCACCGAGATCGTGTCGATCCCGGACGACGCGGGGAACCACAACGGCGGCATGCTCGCGTTCGGTCCGGATGGCTACCTCTACGCCGGCATCGGCGACGGCGGGCTCCAGCGCGACCCCAACAACCGCGCGCAGGACCTCTCGAGCCTGCTCGGCAAGATCCTCCGTCTCGACGTGAGCGCCCCGGGTGAGGCGCGGGTGCCCGCCGACAACCCGTTCGCCGACAGCGAGATCTGGGCGCTCGGCCTGAGGAACCCGTGGCGCTTCTCGTTCGACCGCGAGAACGGCGACTTCTGGGTCGGCGACGTGGGCAACCAGACCTGGGAGGAGATCAGCGTGGTCACTTCGGAGACGGCACCCGGTGTGAACTTCGGCTGGCCGATCTACGAAGGCTCGCGCGAGTCGCCGAACCGCAACGGGCGTAACCTGGTGGCCGGCACGACGCACCATCCGCCGGTCGCGGAGTACACGCACGAAGACGGCATCTCGATCGTCGGCGGCTACGTCTACCGAGGCTCGGCGATCCCCGGACTGCGGGGCGTCTACTTCTACGGTGACTCGAGCGCCGACGAGTACGTGCGTGGGCTTCGCTACTGCGACGGAGAGATCACGCGCGGGCCCGAAGCCGTGCCGGGCCTCGAGCGCACGGCGCTGCCGAGCTATGGCCTCGTCTCGTTCGGCGAGGACGAGGACGGCGAGCTCTACACCGTGTACCTCGTGACGGGCGAGGTGATGCGCATCGTCGCCGCCGAGTGATCATGGGGCCTGCGCGTCGGGCAGCGGGACGCGCAGGCGCAGCGGGGCGTCGTTCACGTCGCGGCGATCGCCGACGTCGACGACGCCTCGCTCCGCGCTCGGGACGATCACGAGCTCGAGCGAGCGCACTCCGTCGATCGCGCTCACGCCGAGCAGCACGAGCTCCGGCGTCGCATCGCCGTCGACGTCGGCGAGCACGTGGCGGCGCGGGCCGAGCTCACCGGGGCCGAGCTCGAGGCGCGTGAGGGCTTCGAACGCGCCGTCCGCGTTGGTGTCGATCACGACGAGGCGCGGGTGGTCCCAGGCGACGATCTCGGCGGCGGCATCGTCGTCGAGCTGCGCGGTCGTGATCTCGCGCGCGGTCGGCGGCGCGGCGTCGATGCGCGTGACCTCGAGCTCGCCCTCGCTCGCGCGTCGCGCGCGCACCACGACGACGCCGCTCGCCTCGATCAGCGCGTCGTTCGCGCCGTCACCGTCGACGTCGCCGATCGCGACGCCCGACGCGCCGGGGATCGTGAGCGTGTGGTGGCGCGGGAAGGGGCCGGTGCCGCTCCCGAAGAAGACGTCGGCGCGGCCCTCGTCGGGCGAGGTCACGATCACGTCGAGCTTGCCGTCGCGATCGAGATCGACGAGGCCCGCGCTCTGCGCGCCGACCGCGGTGCGCAGCACCGCACGTCGTGCCGGAGACGCGCCGCCCGCGAACACCCAGACCTCGCTCGGCAGGCGCGCGAACGGGTTCGCGCGGTGCACCACCGCGAGATCGATCGCGTCGCCCTCGTCGACGAGGCCCGCGACCACGCCGACCGCCGCGATCGGCGCGAGCACGCGCGGGTTGTCGAACCCGCCGAAGCGATCGCGCGGCACGACGTAGAGCCCGCCGCCGCGCGTCGCGCTGCCAGCGCCGTAGAACGCGAGCGGGAGGATCAGATCACGCGCGCCGTCCGCGTCGAAGTCCGCGGCGAGCGCAGCGCCGGCCATCGGCGCCGACTCGGCGTCGCTCGTGGGCGCGTCGACGCGCGCGACGCGCAGCGGCACGTCGTTCGTGATCGCGATGATCTCCCAGCGATCGCCGCACCCGACCGCGAGCTCCGCGTGCGCGTCGCCGATCAGATCGATCGCGGCGAGCGAGGGCGCAATCGCCGGCTCGGGGCACACGATCCAGCGATCGCGGCGGAAGCGCGGCAGCACGGGCGCGGGCGGGCCCGCGTCGATCTCGAGCGCCCCCGCGTCCGCCTCGACGACGGCGGCATCGACCTCGCTGGCGGCGTCCACCTCGGCGACGCCCGCGTCCGCGCTCTCGATCGGCGCGTCGCTCGCCGTCTCACCCCCGAGCCCCGCGAAGGGCAGCACGCCCGCGACGAGCCCGACGATCGCCAGCACCGCCCAGAGACCGAGCAGCACCGCGAGGGTCTGCAGCGTCGCGCGCACCGCTTTCACGGCGGCCTTCGTATCGCAGGGCGCGCCGCATCGCCACGTCTCGACATCTCACCTCGGAGCCTTGTTGAACACCCTTCAACTCCTCTAGCGTGCGCGTGGGGTACGTGGAGGTGGAGCGATGACTCGGCTCAGGGTGGGATCGACCTTCGTGCTCGCGGGCGCTCTGCTCGCGCTCACCGGGTGCGGTGACGACGACGCGAGCGGTACCGACACCGACGCCGGCACCGGCGGCGTGGACGCCAGCAACGGTGGCGTCGACGGTGGCGGCGACCCGGGCGACGAGGACGCAGGCCCGATCGGCGACGTGACCTACTACGGCCACGTCCGGCCGATCCTCGCGGAGAACTGCGTCAGCTGTCACGTCGCGGCGTCGCGCCGCTCGTTCTCGACAGCTACGACAGCGCGCGCACGTTCGCGACGCGCATCGCCGAGGTCACGCGCGATCGCATCATGCCGCCGTTCCTCGCGGACAACTCTGGCGAGTGCCACACGTGGCGCGACGCGCGCTGGCTCACCGATCGCGAGATCGCGACGCTCGCCGCGTGGGACGAGCAGGGCGAGCCCGAGGGCGATCCCGCGACGCCGCCGCCCACCGTGCCTCCGCTCCCCGAGCTCACCGGCACGGTCTCGATGATCCAGACCGAGGTCTACACGCCGGACGACTCCTCGACCGACGACTACCGCTGCTTCGTGGTCGACGGGCCGGACGCGACCACGTTCCTCACGGGCTACGAGGTGCACCCCGGCAACGCGCCGATCGTGCATCACGTGATCGTCTACGCGCCCACGAACGCCGACGCGGCGAACGAAGCGCGCCAGCTCGACGCGAACGAGGCGGGCCCCGGCTACACGTGCTTCGGCGCGTCGAACGTCAACGCGTTCCCGGTCGTGCTCTGGGCGCCGGGCGGTGGCGCGACGACGTTCCCCGAAGGCACGGGCGTGGAGCTCACGGGCGGCCTGCCCCTGATCATCCAGGTCCACTACAACCTGCTCGCGGGCAACGAGCCCGATCAGACGAGCGTCGAGCTGCAGACCGCACCGAGCGCGACGCGCGCGCGCATCATCCCGCTCGGCGACTACGACATGTCGATCGGCCCGCGCATGTCGTCGGTGTCGACGTCGGAGACCGTCGACCTCTCCGACTTCACGCGCGGCATCAACCTGCCGATCACGATCTACGGGATGTTCCCGCACATGCACACGCTCGGCAGGCAGCTGCAGGTCGATCACATCGCGAACGCCGGCGCCGAGCAGTGCCTGATCGACGTGCCGCGCTGGGACTTCAACTGGCAGCTCGCGTACTTCTACGAGGAGCCGATCCGCATCTCGTCGCTCGACTCGATGCGGATCACGTGCACGTACGACACGAGCGAGCGCGACGAGACCGTCACGTGGGGCGAGGGCACGCAGGACGAGATGTGCCTGAACTTCTTCTACGCGGTGATCGCGACGGGGCTCTGATCGCTCACCGCGGTCGCGACGGCGCGAGCGCGGAGTAGCCCGGCGGCGCGGGAGGCACCGCGGGCCCACGATCGAGCGCGAAGTTGTGCGAAGCAGCGGCCCGGTGAGCGCGCATGCGCTCCCGGGCCGCGCGCTCTTCGCGGAGCTGCGTGAGCGCGCGCGCGAACGTCGCCTCGGGGTGCAGCATCAGCGCGTCGCGGATCGTGCGCTCCGCGACCTCGAGGCGCGAGTCCACGTCGGGCTCACCCGACGCGCGCGCCGCGAGCCGCCGCGCCTGACCGAGATCGAACATCACGCGCGCGCGCTGCTCGTCGCTGCGCTGCTCGAACGTGCGCCGCGAGACGACGCGCTCGAGCGTCGCGAGCGCCTCGCGCGGATGTCCCTCGCGCACCGCCTGCAGCGCCGCGCGCACCTCCGCGTCGTCGACGTCGACGAGCTCGACGTCGAGCTGTCGCTCGCCGGGATCGACCGCGCCGATCACGCGACGCCGCAGCCGCTCGACGATGCGCATGCGCATCGAGAGCGGATCCGAGCCCTCTTCGCGCTCCTCGATCGTCAGCTCCTGCAGCAGCCGATCGGTGCGCGCCTCGCTCACGCGCAGCATCACGCGCCCGACGACGACGGGCAGATCCTCGACCACCGATCGTCGCACCGTGTTGCACCCCCACGTGGTGCACACGGTGTCTGGCCGCGAGAGGAACGACGGCCGCGCGGTCTCGACCACGTGCGTGTCGACGCGGATGATCGCGCTCGCGGGACCGAACGAGCCGTTCGCGCGACGTCGCTCGAGCCCGTCCTCGTCGACGTGCTCCACGCGCAGTCCGTCGCGCGCGCTCGCGGCGAGGTGATGCGCGAGCGCGTCGGCGACGTCGAAGTCCTCGGGCGCCGTGCCGTGCACGATCGCGACCTCGGGGAACACGCGGATCGGGAGCTCTGGCGGAGTCTCGACCGTCGCGCGGACCTGCAGCGAGCCCCCACAGCCGCAGGTCAGCAGCGCGACGATCGCCACGATCACGTCGCTGTGTTTCGAGACCACGACGATCCATCGTGTGGCGCACGCCGCCTCGTTACAACTCGCTGCCCTGGGTGTGGCTCGCGTGCGATCGGATCGTCGTCGCGCGATCAGCGGTCGTCGCGTCCGCCGCGCCCGTGACCTCGGCCCGGCGGGCTCTGTCCGCGATCGCTGCGCGAGCGGCCGCGATCGTCGTCGCGCCGCGCGTGGCCGGGCGGGCTCTCACCGCGACCGCTGCGCGAGCGCGAGTCCGCGGGCACACCGAGGCGACGCGGGCTGTCTCCGCGCCGTGCGTCCACCGTCGTGTGCCCCGCGCTCCTGCCTCGGACCACCGTCGCGCTGCACGCCGACGTGAGCGCCATCCCGAGCAGCACCGCGAGCACACGAAGCGAGACTCCACGCATCCGAACCTCCTGGTGCAGAGGGAATGACCACCAGGAGCGCTCGCCTTCATCGCGGATGTCGGAGCGAGGATCACAGCCGCGCCGCGGAGAGCGCGACGACATCGTCGATGTCGCGCGCTCCGAGCAGCAGCATCACGAGCCGATCGACACCGAGCGCGTTGCCGCCGCTCGGCGGCATGCCTTCTTCGAGCGCGGCGAGGAAGCGCTCGTCGAGCGGATACACCGGCAGACCACGCGCCTCACGCGCGCGCTGATCGTGCTGCAAGCGCGCGCGCTGCTCGACCGCGTCGGTGAGCTCGCCGAACCCGTTGCAGAGCTCCATCGCGTCGACGAACGCCTCGAACCGATCGGCGCGCCCGTTCGGCAGCAGCTGCGCGAGCGATGCCATGCTCGCGGGCCACTCGATCAAGAACACCGGGCGCGCACGACCGAGCTCGGGCTCGATCGTCTCGGTGAGGATCCGGAAGAAGCGCTCTTCGTCCGGCAGCACGTCCGCGACGCGCACGCCCGCGTAGCGCTCGAACGCCTCGTCGACGGTGAGTCGCTCCCACGGAGCCGCGAGCTCGATCGCGCCGCGCTCTCCTTCGACCCGCGTCGTGCCGAGCACGGTGCGCGCGGCGTGCGCGACCATCTGCTCGGTGTCGCGCATCACGTCGTCCGAGCCCGCGAGCGCGCGATACCACTCGAGCATCGTGAACTCGGGCTGGTGTCGCGAGCCCTCCTCGCCGCGCCGATAGCAGCGACAGAGCTGGTAGATGCGCTCGAGCCCGCCGCTCAGGAGCCGCTTCATCTGGTACTCGGGGCTCGTGATCAGCCAGCGCGGCTCGCGCGCATTGCCGAGCGAGAACGCGTCGAGGTGCAGATCGAGCCCCGGGCTCGGCACCGCGCTCGGCGTCTCGACCTCGACGAACCCCGCGCCGTCGAGCCAGCCGCGCACCGCGCGCACGATCGCCGCACGCTGCGTCAGCAGCGTCATCCTGCGGCGCGCGTCCTGGTGCGTGCGCACCCACTCGCCGTGCACGCGCCAGCGCTCGCCGATGGGTGCTCTGAGCACATCGACGCTCAGAGCACGCATCTGCGATCCGTCCCACGCGCCCTCGACGCGCACCCACGCGTAGTCGGGCGGCGGGGCGCACGCGGCGAGCTCGATCCCGATCGCGCCGCTCGCGTCCTCCACGCGCACGCGATCCGGGCCCACGAACGTGACGCGGCCCGCGACGCACACCGTGCTCGGTGCCGCGACGCGGGCCAGCTCGTCGATCATCACGCGCGCGCTCGCGCGCATCGGATCACTTCTTCGCGCGCTCGACGTACTCGCCGGTGCGCGTGTCGATCTTCAGCACGTCGCCTTCGTTGATGAACAGCGGGACCATCACGGTCACGCCGGTGTGCATCTTGGCGGCCTTGAGCGTGTTCGTGCTGGTGTCGCCCTTGAAGCCGGGCTCGGTCTCGACGACCTTCAGATCGACGTGCGTCGGCGGGGTCACGCCGATCGGCTTCTCGTTCCAGAGCAGGATCTCGACCTGCATGTTGTCGACGAGATAGAAGCGGCTGTCGCCGAGCTGCTCCGCCGTCAGGAAGCTCTGCTCGTAGCTCTCGATGTCCATGAAGACGTAGCGATCGCCCTCGGGGTAGAGGAACGTCATCTGACGCACCTCGAGGTCCGCCTTGGCGAGCTTCTCACCGCTCTTGAACGTGCGCTCGAGCACGTTGCCGGTGAGCATGTTGCGCAGCTTCGTGCGCGTGAACGCCTGACCCTTGCCGGGCTTCACGAACTGGAAGTCGATCACGACGCAAGGCGCGCCGTCGAGGATGACCTTGAGGTTCTTCCGGATGTCGGACGTGTCGTACATGGCTGGCGTTCCGCGGCTGAGAGAGCGAGTCGAGAGCGAGGCCTCGCGGAGATGTAACCCCGCGAGGCCGTCGATCAGAACGTCACTGGCTGACGTTCTGCTGGAAGATCACCGTGTCGCTCGGGGTCGACGTCTCCGTCGCACGCTCGGCGGTGATCATGACGGTGAAGCGCTGGTGCGGCGTGGTCGCGGTCGCGCGGCCCGTGCGCGAGCTCGGGTCGTACGCGACGTTCGCTTCCATGCTGGCCGGCGCCGAGCCGGTGCGCACCCACAGCACGTAGCGCGTGAAGCCGGAGCCGAGGCGATCGGGCGGCGTCATGTTCGTGCCGGAGAAGGTGATGAGCTGGTTGCCGCCGTCGATGCGCTCGACCTGCACGCGACCGTCGGCTCCGGGGTCGCGCTGCGAGCCGCGGACCGTGAACGTGCGCGCGCCACCGCAGCCCGCGGCGTACGCGGCGAGCGTGGTGAAGGCGATGGCGAGGAGGGCAGAGCGAGCGATACGGAGCATGTTCGGCAGTTCTCCTTCTCTCTCGAGTCGGGCGCTTCTACGCCCGCTCCGAAAGAGCGTCAAGCGTTGGCAATGACCGCGTGGCGCCCCGCGCAGGGCGACACGCGGAGTCGGTGTCGGGCTTGCAGCGGCCGTCCAGAGACGCTAACCCGCGCTCCTCATGGCCGACGTCGACGAGGAGATCCGCGAGATCAAGCGCGAGATCATCGAGTCGCGAGGGCTCGTCATCAAGACGAGCAATCTCACGAACTCGCTCGC includes:
- a CDS encoding PQQ-dependent sugar dehydrogenase, with translation MITRKLWAVLAHAALVVACGDGGGDDDPSDAGPVSQQDAATPGTDGGRTDAGADGGAPDSGAPAVDCDAPIPALTMVPVTSETFSSPLYVTQPPGSTDLYVVERGGRIRIVRDGAVLDADFLDVASRLGARAPVGGDEWGLLGLAFHPQYQTNGRFFIAYTPNGAPWRNVIAEGSRSSVPDVAEDEVTEIVSIPDDAGNHNGGMLAFGPDGYLYAGIGDGGLQRDPNNRAQDLSSLLGKILRLDVSAPGEARVPADNPFADSEIWALGLRNPWRFSFDRENGDFWVGDVGNQTWEEISVVTSETAPGVNFGWPIYEGSRESPNRNGRNLVAGTTHHPPVAEYTHEDGISIVGGYVYRGSAIPGLRGVYFYGDSSADEYVRGLRYCDGEITRGPEAVPGLERTALPSYGLVSFGEDEDGELYTVYLVTGEVMRIVAAE
- the efp gene encoding elongation factor P yields the protein MYDTSDIRKNLKVILDGAPCVVIDFQFVKPGKGQAFTRTKLRNMLTGNVLERTFKSGEKLAKADLEVRQMTFLYPEGDRYVFMDIESYEQSFLTAEQLGDSRFYLVDNMQVEILLWNEKPIGVTPPTHVDLKVVETEPGFKGDTSTNTLKAAKMHTGVTVMVPLFINEGDVLKIDTRTGEYVERAKK
- the epmA gene encoding EF-P lysine aminoacylase EpmA — protein: MRASARVMIDELARVAAPSTVCVAGRVTFVGPDRVRVEDASGAIGIELAACAPPPDYAWVRVEGAWDGSQMRALSVDVLRAPIGERWRVHGEWVRTHQDARRRMTLLTQRAAIVRAVRGWLDGAGFVEVETPSAVPSPGLDLHLDAFSLGNAREPRWLITSPEYQMKRLLSGGLERIYQLCRCYRRGEEGSRHQPEFTMLEWYRALAGSDDVMRDTEQMVAHAARTVLGTTRVEGERGAIELAAPWERLTVDEAFERYAGVRVADVLPDEERFFRILTETIEPELGRARPVFLIEWPASMASLAQLLPNGRADRFEAFVDAMELCNGFGELTDAVEQRARLQHDQRAREARGLPVYPLDERFLAALEEGMPPSGGNALGVDRLVMLLLGARDIDDVVALSAARL
- a CDS encoding FG-GAP repeat domain-containing protein, with translation MKAVRATLQTLAVLLGLWAVLAIVGLVAGVLPFAGLGGETASDAPIESADAGVAEVDAASEVDAAVVEADAGALEIDAGPPAPVLPRFRRDRWIVCPEPAIAPSLAAIDLIGDAHAELAVGCGDRWEIIAITNDVPLRVARVDAPTSDAESAPMAGAALAADFDADGARDLILPLAFYGAGSATRGGGLYVVPRDRFGGFDNPRVLAPIAAVGVVAGLVDEGDAIDLAVVHRANPFARLPSEVWVFAGGASPARRAVLRTAVGAQSAGLVDLDRDGKLDVIVTSPDEGRADVFFGSGTGPFPRHHTLTIPGASGVAIGDVDGDGANDALIEASGVVVVRARRASEGELEVTRIDAAPPTAREITTAQLDDDAAAEIVAWDHPRLVVIDTNADGAFEALTRLELGPGELGPRRHVLADVDGDATPELVLLGVSAIDGVRSLELVIVPSAERGVVDVGDRRDVNDAPLRLRVPLPDAQAP